One bacterium genomic window, TCAGCCAGACGGGGATCGGGCCCAGCCAGGTCCAGGCCGCCCACCACACCGCCGCGAAGGCGGCGCTGGCCACGGTGGCCGGGGCGAACGGGGCGAAGCCGGTGCCGAAGAAGGTGCCGAGGGCATAGAGCAGGGGTCGGGGCATCGTGGTCCTTTCGGGTGAGCGGGCGCGGAACCTCCCGCAACCTAACCCCCGGCCCCCGCGGCGGCAACCCTGCGCGGGGACAAAAAGAGGCGCGGCCGTGATGGCCGCGCCTCGGGTCCGGAGCCGGACTCGCGTCAGCTGGTCTGCAGCTGGCGCAGCACCTGCTTCGCCACGCACTTGAGGGTGTCGAAGACGCCGGTGCCGTTGATCGCCACGGCTTCGAAATTCTCGTAGCCCTCGGGGTTGAGCTCCTCGTTGAGCTCGTCGATGGGCAGGGCGTCCGGGGCGTCGCGCTTGTTCCACTGCATCACGAAGGGGATCTCGTCGAGGCTGAGATCGTATTCCTTCAGGTTGTCGTGCAGGTTGTACAGGGCCTCGATGTTCGCGTCGAAGCGCGCTTCGGAGCTGTCGGCCACGAAGACGATGCCGTCGACGCCGCGCAGGATCAGCTTGCGGGAGGCGTTGTAGTAGACCTGCCCCGGCACCGTGTACAGGTGGAAGCGGGTCTTGAACCCCTTGACCTCGCCGAGCTCGAGCGGCAGGAAGTCGAAGAACAGGGTCCGATCCATCTCCGTCGCCAAGGTCACCAGCTTGCCCTTCGTCTCGGGCGCCAGTTTCTCGTAGACGTACTGGATGTTCGTGGTCTTGCCCCCGAGACCGGGGCCGTAGTACACGACCTTGCAATTGATCTCGCGCGACGAATAGTTGATCAACGACACGGCATTACCCCTTTGGCCTGCCTTTTAGTCAGCGAACAGGTTGTCGATTTCGGCTTCCACTTCTTCGGTGAAGTTGTCATCGAACTGGTCGTACTCCTCGTTCCGGTATTCCAGCTTTTCGTACAACTTTTCGATCACGGCGTTGAGCTCGCCGACGGCGTGCTTGACCCGCAGGCGGACCAGGCCGAGCGTCGTGCTCTTGCTGAACAACACCACCAGGACGACACCCTTGGCGATCTTGGCCAGGTACATGCTGTCCTTCGCGCCCTGATGGAACAGGGTGCTGAAATCCTTCTCGCCGATCAGCTTGGCCAGCTGGTAGTTG contains:
- a CDS encoding gliding-motility protein MglA, coding for MSLINYSSREINCKVVYYGPGLGGKTTNIQYVYEKLAPETKGKLVTLATEMDRTLFFDFLPLELGEVKGFKTRFHLYTVPGQVYYNASRKLILRGVDGIVFVADSSEARFDANIEALYNLHDNLKEYDLSLDEIPFVMQWNKRDAPDALPIDELNEELNPEGYENFEAVAINGTGVFDTLKCVAKQVLRQLQTS
- a CDS encoding roadblock/LC7 domain-containing protein, with product MVRAEWAIFEEDYWAINNVLEDLLKSSRAGNVLLIDRTGQLISQIGPDVEFDLTSFASLCAADFEANYQLAKLIGEKDFSTLFHQGAKDSMYLAKIAKGVVLVVLFSKSTTLGLVRLRVKHAVGELNAVIEKLYEKLEYRNEEYDQFDDNFTEEVEAEIDNLFAD